One Ezakiella massiliensis genomic window, TTGGCTTATATCTTCACTTTTTCCCATATCTAGTAAATTATTTACTTCTGCAAGTCTCAGTGTCTTATCCTTTAAAAGTTCAGCTTGTGGAAATGTCTTTTGTATTTCAATTTTAGCTGTTTGAAATTGCTCTTCTGTATCTTTTAGTTTTGAAATTGTATTTTCTAATCTTTCTGGTAATTTATCCAATACATTATCCATTCTTGTTATATTACCTATTTCATCTGTTCCAAACTCTCCTCTATATTCTCCCTTACCTTTTAATATAAAGTTATATTTATTGAAAAAAGAATCATATTTTATGGATAAATCAAAATTTCTATATTCACCTATTTTTTCTCCATCTTTATCCATTTCCCTATATATTTTAACTCCCTTAATTTTGTTCAACAAAAACTCTCCAGCTATTTTCTTATCTATATACTTCTTTCCGTCAATAATTAGAGAGGTAAATTTATTATCTTCTTTTAAATTTTTATCTACTTCTCTATAAGGCTCAACATTTTTAATATCTTCCTTTAAGTTCTCTATCCTTTCTTTTAATCTTTCTATTTCCTTTGGATAAAATTTAACTACTTTATCTTCCAGCTTGTAAAGATTTGATTTAAAATTGGACTCTAGCATTTTAAGTTTAGAAACTTCAACATCAAGGTCCATCTTCTCCTTTATTAATGGATTTCCTGTTGCAAGAGCTTTGATTTCGGCATAGTTTAATGTGGCTTCGTCTACATCTTCTGCAACTCTTACAGGAGTCTTTGAAGTCATAATTTGGGAAATATATTTTTGTTTATTCTCTAAGGTTTGGAATAGGTAGGCATCAAAAGTATTTTCTGTTACATATCTAAATATATGGACTTCCTTATTCTCATTTCCCTGCCTCACAATCCTGCCTGCCCTTTGAGAAAGATCAGCAGGTCTCCATGGTATATCAAGATCATGGATAGCGATTAATTTATCTTGAGCATTAGTACCTGCTCCCATCTTCTGTGTTGAACCAATTAATACTCGTATTTCTCCCTTTCTTACCTTATCAAAGATAGCGTCTTTTTCCATATTGTTTTTTGCCTTATGAATAAATTCTATTTCATTTTCAGGTACTCCCATATCTATAAGTTTTGTTTTAATATCATCATAGATATTAAAATCACTACTTGGTGTAGACATATCACAAAATATTAATTGAGCAGATTTTTTATCTTTATATTTATCCCAAATGCTAAATACATTTTTTATACAGGTATTTACCTTACTATTAGGATTATCAGGAAGTAAAGGATTAATTAATCTTTGATCTAATGCCATCTTCTTCCCATCATTTGTTATTAATAGCATATTATCAACACTTGAATCTACCTGCTTATCACGAACCTTATCTGCTCTCTCGGAAAAAGTTTCAAGAATTTCTTTTTGTTCTTCAGTAGGCTTTGTTTTTATAGTTTCATAATGGGCAATTGGTGTAGGAAGATTTAAAACATCAGCTGTTTTAATATCCATAAATCCTTTTACAGTATTCATAAGTTCAGGAAGATTATAAAATTTTGCAAATCTGGTTTTGCTCCTATAACCATTACCCTCAGGATTTAATTCTATTGCCGTTATCGTTTCTCCAAAAGTAGATGCCCAAGAATCGAAATGTTGCAATTTCATCTTTTTTAATTCATCATACTGTAAATATCTCTGCATGGTATAAAGTTCAGCCATACTGTTGCTTACTGGTGTACCTGTGGCAAATACTAATCCTTTATTATTAGTTATTTCATCCATATAGCGGCATTTCATAAGCATATCTGATGATTTTTGTGAATCTGTAGAAGTAATTCCTGCTACATTCCTCATTTTAGAAAATAGATAGAGGTTTTTGTATGCGTGGGCTTCATCTACAAATAACTTATCTACTCCCAGTTCCTCAAAGGTTACAACGTCATCTTTCTTATAATCAGCATTTAGTTTTTCTAACTTTGTCTCTAATTTTTTCTTTGTTTTTTCTAATTGCTTTACAGTAAATCTTTGATCCCTTTCTCTTTTATATTCATCTATATAGTCAATTATTTCATCAATTTGACCTTGCAATTCATATTCTTGTCTTTCTTTTGATATAGGAATTTTTTCAAATTGACTGTGCCCTATAATAACAGCATCAAAACTTCCTGTAGCAATACGACTACAAAATCTTTTTCGTCTATCTGGTGTGAAGTCTTTTTCTGTAGCACATAATACATTAGCTCCTGGATAAAGTTCATTAAATTCTCTTCCAAATTGCTCTACAATGTGGTTAGGAACAACAAACATTGACTTATTACTCATACCAAGTCTTTTTGACTCCATGGCTATACCTATCATTTCAAAGGTTTTTCCTGCTCCTACTTCATGGGCAAGTAAAGTATTTCCACCAAACAAACCTCTTGCTATGGCATCTTTTTGATGTGCTCTTAATTCTATTTCAGGATTCATTCCTTCAAAAGTAAGATTAGATCCATCATATTCCCTTTGTCTTATGGAATTGAATCTTTCGTTATAATCTTCTACTAATCTATTTCTTCTTTCCACATCATCAAATATCCAGCTTTTAAATTCTTCTTTTATCATCTCTTGCTTACTTCTTGCAAGCATTGTTTCTTTTTGATTAAGCACAGATTTTTTCTTTCCATCACTGTCTTCTACTTGGTCAAATACCTTAGTATCTCTTAAATTTAAAGTATCTTCTATCAATTTGTAGGCATTTACCCTATTTGTACCATAGGTAAAAGAAGCAAGGTCATTGTCCCTATCAGAGCTTTTTCCTTCAACTCTATATTCTCCTGTAAAGTCAGAATACTTAATATCTATATTCCACCTTGATGAAACTGGTGTTTTCAACAAATCAAACATAAATTTTTTGTAATCTTGTTCCGGTATCCATGTTGCACCCATTCTAACTGTAATCTCACTTGCATCTAGTGCTTTAGGCATTACTTCCACTAGCTTTGCTTTTTGAAAATGTAACTCTTCTAATTCTTTTTTTAAGAGTTTACTATCCTCTAGATTTTCTTCCTTTCCTAACTCTTTTTCGATGTTTTTAATATAAGAGTCTACAACTTCAATTTTATCTCTTATATTTCCAGACAAGTATTCATCAGCACTTACGTAAGGTCTTGAAAAATCTCCTAGCTCATTAGCAGACTTAAATGGATTTATATCATTAGGTTCAAAGGAATCTAAATTTAAAAATATTTCTCCCTTTAATTCTTCTATTAATTTATCTCTTGTTTTTCCTGTCAATTCTTCCATATAATCAAAATTTATTTTACCTTTTTGACTAATAGAGAGTACCAGAGCATCTATTGCCCTATCTGTATGATCTATTATTACAGCTTTTTTTATAGTTCTCTTGTTAAAGATATCAGATTTTCCTATAAAGTTGCCTTCTTTATCTAATTTCTCCAAAGTTGAAATTAAAGAAAAATTGGCATCTTCTCTAAATAACTTTTTATTGGTTTTTGAATTTAGTCTTCCATGTTTGCTATTGAAATCATCGTAGAATTTATTTAGATTTTCTTGTTCTTTTTTTATCTCTTCATCTGAATAGTCTTCTTTTTGATAGGTTATAACTTTCCTTAGACTTTCATTTAATCTTAAATATTCTTTTACCTTATCTTTATCCTTTTCGTTTAAGGATATTTTTTGCATAATTGAATTTTCTCTAAAATATATTTCATCATCCACTAAAGCAAAAGAATAGTTTTTAACACTATCATCAGCTGGTATTGTTTCTTCTCCTAAATCATCATTTATTTGAGCTTCTTCATACCTACCTTGAATATTTTTAATGGCTTTTTTTAGTCCTTCTTCTAAAGAAATATTTTTATTTTCAATACATGCAAGGCTTGTCCCAAATCTTGACGGTATTTCTTCCATAGTCCCTATTACCATCTGAGGATTATCTACAAAGTATTTATTATATATTAGTCCTTTTGCATCTTTGTCTAGCTTTATCCAGTCTTCATCTGTCTTTAATAGCCTATCTCTCTTTTTTAAAAAGATTATATCTGAAGTTACTTCTGTTCCAGCTACCCCTTTAAATGTAGTATTTGGTAGTCTTATTGCTCCTAAGAACTCTGCTCTTTCCGATATATATCTTCTAACATCTTCACTTTTTTTATCCATTGTTCCTGAAGATGTTATAAAAGCAATTATGCCTCCATCCCTAACCTTATCTAAAGTTTTAGCAAAAAAATAATCGTGAATTAGAAAGTTATTTCTTTCATACTCACGATCTGCTACTTTAAATTCTCCAAAAGGAATATTTCCTATGGCCACATCAAATAGGTTGTTAGAAAAATTGGTTTCTTCAAATCCTTTTATTTGTATATTGGCATTAGGGTAAAGTTCTTTGGCAATTTGTCCACTAATGCTATCTAATTCAACTCCATAAAAGTTTGACTCTTTCATTTCTTCAGGTAGATTTCCTATAAATCTCCCTGTCCCAGCACTTGGTTCTAATATATTTCCTTTTTCAAAGCCAAGATTAGAAAGACTTTCATAGATAGAGTCTATAACTACTTTCGGCGTATAAAAAGCCGTTAAGGTTGATTCTCTTGCCCTATTATATTCTTCCCCAGTTAGATTTTCTTTTAAAAAGTTTCTTGCATCAAGCCATTGACCTTCCTTTTCTTCATCAAATACATCAGAAAGTCCTCCCCAGCCGATATACTTTGCCAAAATTTCCTGTTCATCTTTTCTTGCACTTCTATTTTCTTTTTCTAAAGCCTTTAAGACATTTATAGCTTCAATGTTGTTTTTTAATCTCTGTGAAGGTGGTAGGTTTTCTTCTTCATTAATAATTTTATAGTTTTCTAAAGAAACTTCAGAAATCCCTTCTATATTTTCTCTATCAGTCTTTTTGTCTTTTTTAACTTCTTCTTCGTTATTATTGTCAATATCTTCAAAGCTGATTTGGTCTACTAGTTCCCCTTTATCAATAGATTGTTTTTCTTTTTCACTAGATTTATATACTTCTAAATCAAGATTTTTGTAATCATTAAAAAGAATTGTTTCACTTCCAGTAATAAAACCATTCATTAGTCCTGTGCTATCTTCTAGTTCTATAGTTTTAGGACTTGTATTATCGTTAATGGCGGTTATAGTGTATTCTTTTCCTTTGTATCTAACACTCATACCTTCTTTAAATGGATTTTCTTCTTGCCTTGTTCTATCATTTTCTATTTGCTGATTTAAATATCCATTTAAAAGCACTTCTCTATGTTTGTCATCAAGTAAATAAGGTAAGTTACTTAATATGTCCTTATAACTTTTATATTTTATAGCTTGATTAGAATTTAAAATATATCCATTGTATCGTAAATTTTGTCTTAGAGTTTTTTCTTTTATATCTAAGATTAGCTCTACATCAAAGCCTTCTTTTCCATCGATTGTCTCCTTAATACTATCTGGGATTTTTAATAGTCCTTCTTCTATTTTCTTTGATAGTAGTAAGTATTCTTCATTTTGAGGATCAAAATAGTATTCTCTTTTTTCTTTGATATCCTTATCTATTAACTTGGAAAGAACTTCTTTTTTATCTCTTATTTCTTCAATTTTTGATTTTTCTTCTTGCGATAAATTTATATTAAAAGTAATTTTATTTTCTTCATTTATATGTGCTAAATTTTGATATGCACCACTGATTTCAAGATTTTTATTAAAAACATATATATCATTATAATAATCCGGAAATTGCTGATTAAAACTTTGAACATCTATATCATAGCCTTTCTCAAATTTTGTAACTTTATCATCAGCAATTTCAAATAATCCTTCTCTTTCCAATTCTAATACATCATTTAAATTTGTAAGGTTTACTTCTTTCATTTTGACAGTAATTTCATCAA contains:
- a CDS encoding SNF2-related protein; the encoded protein is MYNDINDLEIERKLYRSNLKDIAPIQSFITQDEIDENLKRGSGFSDGKKRIYEFFTEKHDLKEQADFLKNEYGVGGSSHALSAARESGEWHDAKGIKYNKGNAKEIQLSWSNVARKINDLIKKNRYIDEESFQENREKKTEQEINKTEKESQEYINYQDDLPPTDNDVYIERTNNSSIYYYQGQSVASIGDDGKLIIYDEFMPNFLKEEIYSIAFEKQLDIPLDQLDDGIILEGIHDTFYIKEKEEIEEREYYLLESQSRYDDIPNIVVNSNKEVIDDDIVNGFEEFKEFYPNKNKENIGFDLDSHIKDDYWIIEFNEGSSLIEKDYTGQRLTKELLDEIREIDEKIRLHNKTLGEDEYSQMTDEWEGYSKFYFNHIVDGKIVDHYKIDIGDGNEINQRDFEFLYEQIGKSQIELNQTIEENKIDEKIISIDQIEDILFDVLVKDKVLENEIIKARENLGNNTLASFNSVFQREYAKIMREVADKQENLPDDMKSIDKVKELGIRIEHRYREYLNNSLENNIEDDKQILSIKVGDIVKTEDNKYLKIKNISSGYDNNHNQITYYSYDAYFDKDLKLFSHSFKGSDLKALEVLRNEAEEKLTKEIVEDKIAVKVGFYYALVDKEKTKDIELEETGIRVYPRKENSQGKIYNLYKGKSFEDSRKIDSLFDEITVKMKEVNLTNLNDVLELEREGLFEIADDKVTKFEKGYDIDVQSFNQQFPDYYNDIYVFNKNLEISGAYQNLAHINEENKITFNINLSQEEKSKIEEIRDKKEVLSKLIDKDIKEKREYYFDPQNEEYLLLSKKIEEGLLKIPDSIKETIDGKEGFDVELILDIKEKTLRQNLRYNGYILNSNQAIKYKSYKDILSNLPYLLDDKHREVLLNGYLNQQIENDRTRQEENPFKEGMSVRYKGKEYTITAINDNTSPKTIELEDSTGLMNGFITGSETILFNDYKNLDLEVYKSSEKEKQSIDKGELVDQISFEDIDNNNEEEVKKDKKTDRENIEGISEVSLENYKIINEEENLPPSQRLKNNIEAINVLKALEKENRSARKDEQEILAKYIGWGGLSDVFDEEKEGQWLDARNFLKENLTGEEYNRARESTLTAFYTPKVVIDSIYESLSNLGFEKGNILEPSAGTGRFIGNLPEEMKESNFYGVELDSISGQIAKELYPNANIQIKGFEETNFSNNLFDVAIGNIPFGEFKVADREYERNNFLIHDYFFAKTLDKVRDGGIIAFITSSGTMDKKSEDVRRYISERAEFLGAIRLPNTTFKGVAGTEVTSDIIFLKKRDRLLKTDEDWIKLDKDAKGLIYNKYFVDNPQMVIGTMEEIPSRFGTSLACIENKNISLEEGLKKAIKNIQGRYEEAQINDDLGEETIPADDSVKNYSFALVDDEIYFRENSIMQKISLNEKDKDKVKEYLRLNESLRKVITYQKEDYSDEEIKKEQENLNKFYDDFNSKHGRLNSKTNKKLFREDANFSLISTLEKLDKEGNFIGKSDIFNKRTIKKAVIIDHTDRAIDALVLSISQKGKINFDYMEELTGKTRDKLIEELKGEIFLNLDSFEPNDINPFKSANELGDFSRPYVSADEYLSGNIRDKIEVVDSYIKNIEKELGKEENLEDSKLLKKELEELHFQKAKLVEVMPKALDASEITVRMGATWIPEQDYKKFMFDLLKTPVSSRWNIDIKYSDFTGEYRVEGKSSDRDNDLASFTYGTNRVNAYKLIEDTLNLRDTKVFDQVEDSDGKKKSVLNQKETMLARSKQEMIKEEFKSWIFDDVERRNRLVEDYNERFNSIRQREYDGSNLTFEGMNPEIELRAHQKDAIARGLFGGNTLLAHEVGAGKTFEMIGIAMESKRLGMSNKSMFVVPNHIVEQFGREFNELYPGANVLCATEKDFTPDRRKRFCSRIATGSFDAVIIGHSQFEKIPISKERQEYELQGQIDEIIDYIDEYKRERDQRFTVKQLEKTKKKLETKLEKLNADYKKDDVVTFEELGVDKLFVDEAHAYKNLYLFSKMRNVAGITSTDSQKSSDMLMKCRYMDEITNNKGLVFATGTPVSNSMAELYTMQRYLQYDELKKMKLQHFDSWASTFGETITAIELNPEGNGYRSKTRFAKFYNLPELMNTVKGFMDIKTADVLNLPTPIAHYETIKTKPTEEQKEILETFSERADKVRDKQVDSSVDNMLLITNDGKKMALDQRLINPLLPDNPNSKVNTCIKNVFSIWDKYKDKKSAQLIFCDMSTPSSDFNIYDDIKTKLIDMGVPENEIEFIHKAKNNMEKDAIFDKVRKGEIRVLIGSTQKMGAGTNAQDKLIAIHDLDIPWRPADLSQRAGRIVRQGNENKEVHIFRYVTENTFDAYLFQTLENKQKYISQIMTSKTPVRVAEDVDEATLNYAEIKALATGNPLIKEKMDLDVEVSKLKMLESNFKSNLYKLEDKVVKFYPKEIERLKERIENLKEDIKNVEPYREVDKNLKEDNKFTSLIIDGKKYIDKKIAGEFLLNKIKGVKIYREMDKDGEKIGEYRNFDLSIKYDSFFNKYNFILKGKGEYRGEFGTDEIGNITRMDNVLDKLPERLENTISKLKDTEEQFQTAKIEIQKTFPQAELLKDKTLRLAEVNNLLDMGKSEDISQDNPLLEEVKEELIDFLNREYDEENRLEDFDTIFPDLTDIGIAYTTTPDEKHEIQVSLDLINYKMNTYVDKNLIDSFQYTYDPLDASDLKELVQIKTSIGFWNFSELVSVNEEKLREVMGLEIDDDGNFYDPLSKDMDLDGIIDRNDADFRDSKVQEIGDFERKEKTSIMDKLKEYKGNLAVNNNIKEINNSEPCGR